The Candidatus Binataceae bacterium genome contains the following window.
ATCCCGCTCCGCCAAAGTCGCCCGTGTTGGAGGAGATGAATCGCGTCGTGCAGGAGATTCTTGGCGCAGAAGCCAGGTATCTGCAGGAAGAGCCGGCAGACCCAGCCGCTCGGCGCCATCGCGATCGCGCCCAAGCACGACTGCGCCGCGAATTGATCGCTCGGGGCACCGTCTCGGAGTAACCATGGGCGCTTTTCTGGTACGTCGAATCGTGTTCGGCATCATGGTGCTGATCGGAACCTCAATCATCACCTTTGCGATCGCATTCGTGATCCCGGCGGACCCGGCGGTCACCATGGCGGGGGCGAAAGCCGACCCGCAGACCCTCGCGACTATTCGCCACGAGCTCGGCCTGGATCTACCCGTTTATCTTCAGTACGCACGGTATCTCGACCGCGCTCTACACGGCGATCTCGGCCGCTCCTACGTTCGCCGTGACAGCGTCGCGCATCTGATCGCAACCCGATTTCCGGCGACCGCGCTGCTCGCGCTCACCGCGATGGTGGTGTCGCTGGTCCTTGGCGTCTTGCTCGGCTCCATTGCCACCGCATATCGCGGTGAAGCGACCGACAACGCTTTGCTGGTTTTTTCGTTGGCGCTGGTTTCGATGCCGGTTTTTTGGCTTGGAACCATGCTGCTCATCGCGGGTGGCTTGTACTTGCGTTCGTTTCCATTGGGCGGATTTTCGGGAGCATCGAGTCTGGTGCTGCCCACGCTCACGCTGGCACTGGGGTCGGCGGGATACTATTCGCGCATCCTGCACACCAATCTTTCCGAGGCCATGGATCAGGAGTACGTCCGCACCGCGCGGGGCAAGGGTCTCTCCGGCGCACGGGCGATGATGCAGCATGCGATGGCTAACGCGCTGCTGCCGCTGGTTACCCTCGCCGGGCTTGATCTCGCCGGGTTGCTGTCGGGCGTGGTGCTCACGGAAACGGTCTTCAACTGGCCGGGAATCGGCAGGCTCGCCTACGAAGCGATTTTCAACCTGGATATTCCGCTGATCATGGGAACAGTTCTGTTTTCGGCTTTTCTGATCGTGGTCGCCAACCTGGGCGTGGACGTGCTCTACGCTTGGCTCGATCCACGCATCCGGCTGTCTGAGGCGGGATGAGCGCGCGCGGATTTGGCAAGCTCGAGATCATCGGCGGCGCGATGGTTCTCGGCCTGGTCGTGGTAGCGATTTTTGCGCCGCTGCTG
Protein-coding sequences here:
- a CDS encoding ABC transporter permease, with product MGAFLVRRIVFGIMVLIGTSIITFAIAFVIPADPAVTMAGAKADPQTLATIRHELGLDLPVYLQYARYLDRALHGDLGRSYVRRDSVAHLIATRFPATALLALTAMVVSLVLGVLLGSIATAYRGEATDNALLVFSLALVSMPVFWLGTMLLIAGGLYLRSFPLGGFSGASSLVLPTLTLALGSAGYYSRILHTNLSEAMDQEYVRTARGKGLSGARAMMQHAMANALLPLVTLAGLDLAGLLSGVVLTETVFNWPGIGRLAYEAIFNLDIPLIMGTVLFSAFLIVVANLGVDVLYAWLDPRIRLSEAG